The following are encoded in a window of Streptomyces showdoensis genomic DNA:
- a CDS encoding MFS transporter: MTGQEAAKAPRRQDEEPGPDRWKALGVCLVAGFMTLLDVSIVNVALPSIRSGLDTPESDLQWVVSGYALAFGLVLIPAGRLGDARGRRTVFMVGLALFTLASASCGAAQSSTWLVVSRLLQGAAGGLVSPQISALIQQMFRGAERGRAFGMFGTVVGISTAVGPLLGGLLIQGAGAEEGWRWVFYVNLPIGIVCLVLARRLLPDTPDAKPVRLRSLDPFGVVLLGAGVLALLLPFVQSQQWPGNAKYLLVPVAALLLAAFVGWERRCARSGTEPLVDLSLFRLRSYWLGSLLILLYFAGFTSIFFVSTLYLQNGLHYTPLQAGLAITPFALGSGFAAGIGGRLVNRFGRPLVVVGLVMVTVGLAGAALAVHLVPGRGAGWALLAPLLLAGLGSGLVISPNQTLTLSEVPVQRAGSAGGTLQTGQRVGSAIGIAAVGSVFFDHVLGDGWAAAFDHGLLVSIAFVGAALVAALADVVAGRRAARR; the protein is encoded by the coding sequence GTGACCGGGCAAGAGGCGGCGAAGGCCCCGCGACGGCAGGACGAGGAGCCGGGCCCGGATCGCTGGAAGGCGCTCGGCGTCTGTCTCGTGGCGGGTTTCATGACCCTGCTCGACGTATCGATCGTGAACGTCGCGCTGCCCTCCATCCGCTCCGGGCTCGACACTCCCGAGTCGGACCTCCAGTGGGTGGTCTCCGGGTACGCGCTCGCCTTCGGCCTCGTCCTCATCCCGGCGGGACGCCTCGGCGACGCGCGCGGACGCAGGACCGTGTTCATGGTCGGCCTCGCGCTCTTCACCCTCGCCTCGGCCTCCTGCGGAGCCGCGCAGTCGAGCACCTGGCTGGTCGTGTCGCGGCTGCTGCAGGGCGCGGCCGGCGGCCTGGTCTCCCCGCAGATCTCCGCGCTGATCCAGCAGATGTTCCGAGGTGCCGAGCGGGGGCGGGCCTTCGGGATGTTCGGCACCGTCGTCGGCATCTCCACGGCCGTCGGTCCCCTCCTCGGCGGGCTGCTCATCCAGGGTGCGGGGGCAGAGGAGGGCTGGCGCTGGGTCTTCTACGTCAACCTTCCGATCGGGATCGTGTGCCTGGTCCTCGCCCGGCGACTGCTGCCCGACACGCCCGACGCCAAGCCGGTGCGGCTGCGCAGCCTCGATCCGTTCGGCGTGGTGCTCCTGGGGGCGGGCGTCCTCGCCCTGCTGCTGCCCTTCGTCCAGTCCCAGCAGTGGCCGGGGAACGCGAAGTACCTGCTCGTACCCGTCGCCGCCCTGCTGCTCGCGGCCTTCGTGGGGTGGGAGCGCCGCTGCGCGCGGTCGGGCACCGAGCCGCTCGTCGACCTGAGCCTCTTCCGCCTCCGCTCCTACTGGCTCGGCTCGCTGCTGATCCTGCTCTACTTCGCGGGCTTCACCTCGATCTTCTTCGTCAGCACCCTCTACCTGCAGAACGGACTGCACTACACCCCGCTCCAGGCCGGGCTCGCCATCACCCCCTTCGCCCTGGGCTCGGGCTTCGCGGCCGGGATCGGCGGCCGGCTCGTGAACCGCTTCGGCCGGCCGCTCGTGGTCGTCGGCCTCGTCATGGTCACGGTCGGGCTCGCCGGGGCGGCGCTCGCGGTGCACCTGGTACCCGGCCGCGGCGCGGGCTGGGCCCTGCTGGCCCCGCTGCTCCTGGCGGGGCTCGGCAGCGGGCTGGTGATCTCCCCGAACCAGACCCTCACGCTCTCCGAAGTGCCGGTGCAGCGCGCGGGCAGCGCGGGCGGCACCCTCCAGACCGGTCAGCGCGTCGGCTCGGCGATCGGTATCGCCGCCGTCGGATCGGTCTTCTTCGACCACGTCCTCGGGGACGGCTGGGCCGCCGCCTTCGACCACGGTCTCCTCGTCTCCATCGCCTTCGTCGGCGCCGCCCTCGTCGCGGCGCTCGCCGACGTCGTGGCGGGCCGCCGTGCCGCCCGGCGCTGA
- a CDS encoding MFS transporter yields MTTATLTTPPRTYPSLRAAWIPLAALCLAFFVEMVDNTLLSIALPTIGRDLGAGTTALQWVTGAYSLTFGGLLLTAGSIADRFGRRRVLLIGLAAFGTLSLGVLLVHSAGGLIALRAGLGIAAAAMAPITNSLVFRLFDDKALRMRAMTVMIVVGMSGFVLGPLLGGTALAHVSWEWLLLVNAPIAVIACAGVRLGVPADRPEDLTEDTLDVPGAVLSVAAIGLACYSLTSGVEQGWLSTITLASVVGALAAAIWFVRHERRTAAPMLDLSLFSRGTVRGAALAQTGTSIAMASVMFGLILHFQYAYGWSPVRAGLANLPIIATMLLATPLSEWLARRFGHRVACLVGAGFLAGSLAGLAWGVEHGYAVIAVCMVLMTIGLRTVMTICAVALVDAMPSNRTSIGTALNDTAQEVGSSIGTAVIGTLIAVLVTTQLPADAWSGDLIATFFHGERITYALLAVVVGLIAAGGALGLTDSHSVEEHAMQETAMQETAMQETA; encoded by the coding sequence ATGACCACCGCCACGCTCACCACCCCGCCCCGTACGTACCCGTCGCTGCGCGCGGCGTGGATCCCCCTGGCCGCGCTCTGCCTGGCCTTCTTCGTCGAGATGGTCGACAACACCCTGCTGTCGATCGCGCTGCCCACCATCGGCCGCGACCTGGGCGCGGGCACGACTGCGCTCCAGTGGGTGACGGGGGCCTACTCGCTCACCTTCGGCGGGCTCCTGCTCACCGCCGGCTCCATCGCGGACCGCTTCGGACGTCGGCGCGTGCTCCTGATCGGCCTCGCCGCCTTCGGCACGCTGAGCCTGGGCGTGCTCCTCGTCCACTCCGCGGGCGGACTCATCGCCCTGCGTGCGGGACTCGGCATCGCCGCCGCCGCGATGGCGCCGATCACGAACTCCCTCGTCTTCCGGCTCTTCGACGACAAGGCGCTCCGCATGCGCGCCATGACCGTGATGATCGTCGTCGGCATGTCCGGATTCGTCCTCGGCCCCCTCCTCGGCGGCACGGCGCTGGCGCACGTGTCCTGGGAGTGGCTGCTGCTCGTCAACGCCCCCATCGCGGTGATCGCCTGCGCCGGTGTGCGGCTCGGCGTTCCGGCCGACCGCCCGGAGGACCTGACCGAGGACACCCTCGACGTGCCCGGCGCCGTCCTGAGCGTCGCCGCCATCGGCCTCGCCTGCTACTCGCTGACCAGCGGCGTCGAACAGGGCTGGCTCTCCACGATCACCCTGGCCTCGGTCGTCGGAGCCCTCGCCGCGGCGATCTGGTTCGTCCGGCACGAGCGCCGAACGGCCGCGCCCATGCTCGACCTGAGCCTCTTCTCGCGCGGTACGGTCCGCGGCGCCGCCCTCGCGCAGACCGGCACGTCCATCGCCATGGCGAGCGTGATGTTCGGCCTGATCCTGCACTTCCAGTACGCGTACGGGTGGAGCCCCGTCCGGGCCGGCCTCGCCAACCTGCCGATCATCGCGACGATGCTCCTGGCGACTCCGCTGTCCGAGTGGCTCGCCCGCCGCTTCGGCCACCGCGTCGCCTGCCTGGTGGGGGCGGGCTTCCTCGCGGGCTCGCTGGCCGGGCTCGCCTGGGGCGTCGAGCACGGGTACGCCGTCATCGCGGTGTGCATGGTCCTGATGACCATCGGCCTGCGCACCGTCATGACGATCTGCGCGGTCGCCCTCGTCGACGCCATGCCGAGCAACCGCACCTCCATCGGCACAGCCCTCAACGACACCGCCCAAGAGGTGGGCTCCAGCATCGGCACGGCCGTCATCGGCACCCTCATAGCCGTCCTGGTCACCACACAGCTCCCCGCGGATGCCTGGAGCGGCGACCTGATCGCGACCTTCTTCCACGGCGAGCGCATCACCTACGCCCTGCTCGCCGTCGTGGTCGGCCTGATCGCGGCGGGCGGCGCGCTGGGCCTCACCGACTCCCACTCCGTGGAGGAGCACGCCATGCAGGAGACCGCCATGCAGGAGACCGCCATGCAGGAGACCGCCTGA
- a CDS encoding DUF6480 family protein yields MADRLVPPQETPPAEGSTSSAHPERPDGGIWDHPMVWVALIGAGAVLVALFFAFRIAGF; encoded by the coding sequence TGGCCGACCGGCTCGTACCGCCCCAGGAGACACCACCCGCCGAGGGCTCCACGTCGTCCGCGCATCCGGAACGGCCGGACGGCGGCATCTGGGACCACCCCATGGTGTGGGTCGCCCTCATCGGCGCCGGCGCCGTCCTGGTGGCCCTGTTCTTCGCCTTCCGCATCGCGGGGTTCTGA
- a CDS encoding TetR/AcrR family transcriptional regulator → MESVLGEAVALLDEAGAPALTFRALAQRLGGGVASIYWYVANKDELLDLATDHVMGGVLADLEKLPPSEDPIDDLRAMAVTLFEAVVHRPWLGAYFMRNTDVQSNSLRIYDLLGRQTLRLDLTARQRFHAVSAVVGVVVGSAVDMGQEPPQEVLDGAVDRDAFLGRFARTWRELAPEEFPFVHEIVDEFDGHDDVDQFRSALDLTLAGLRLQAGR, encoded by the coding sequence ATGGAGTCCGTCCTCGGCGAGGCGGTCGCCCTGCTCGACGAGGCGGGAGCGCCGGCGCTGACGTTCCGGGCCCTGGCCCAGCGCCTGGGAGGGGGCGTGGCCAGCATCTACTGGTACGTCGCGAACAAGGACGAACTGCTGGACCTCGCCACGGACCACGTCATGGGCGGCGTCCTCGCCGACCTCGAGAAGCTCCCGCCGAGCGAGGACCCGATCGACGACCTGCGGGCGATGGCCGTCACCCTCTTCGAGGCGGTCGTCCACCGACCCTGGCTCGGGGCGTACTTCATGCGCAACACCGACGTGCAGAGCAACTCACTACGGATCTACGACCTGCTCGGCCGGCAGACCCTGCGCCTGGACCTCACCGCCCGCCAACGCTTCCACGCCGTCTCCGCCGTCGTCGGGGTCGTCGTCGGATCCGCCGTCGACATGGGGCAGGAACCGCCCCAGGAGGTGCTCGACGGCGCGGTCGACCGCGACGCGTTCCTCGGGCGCTTCGCCCGGACCTGGCGCGAGCTCGCCCCGGAGGAGTTTCCGTTCGTCCACGAGATCGTCGACGAGTTCGACGGTCACGACGACGTCGACCAGTTCCGCTCCGCCCTCGACCTCACTCTGGCGGGCCTCCGCCTCCAGGCCGGACGCTGA
- a CDS encoding DUF6479 family protein — protein MYAYAQVAPTLAAGVWQSGLAQVVGGLVLVAVLIGAFALGIRVRNRELPPPEPETQPHRPATDQPPGEVTEYRKPSEVPLTDGEHRLMPYNLSNSGEADRDPQSEESRKWRGISSGAFGSGGTGHGD, from the coding sequence ATGTACGCGTACGCACAGGTGGCACCCACCCTCGCGGCCGGGGTCTGGCAGTCCGGCCTGGCGCAGGTGGTCGGCGGGCTCGTCCTGGTCGCGGTACTGATCGGCGCCTTCGCGCTGGGCATCCGCGTCAGGAACCGCGAGCTTCCGCCGCCGGAACCGGAGACACAGCCGCACCGGCCCGCCACGGACCAGCCGCCCGGCGAGGTGACCGAGTACCGCAAGCCCTCCGAGGTGCCGCTGACGGACGGGGAACACCGTCTCATGCCGTACAACCTGTCGAACTCCGGCGAGGCGGACCGTGATCCGCAGAGCGAGGAGAGCCGCAAGTGGCGCGGCATCTCCAGCGGCGCCTTCGGCAGCGGCGGAACGGGGCACGGCGACTGA
- a CDS encoding GntR family transcriptional regulator, protein MEIDAAASGALLKRERVRDAILELIEARRPGDAIPSERTLCADLGVSRPTLRAAVDELVVAGLLVREHGRGMFVAAEKISQELLPDQHAFTLPQASGVWTSRLLELRTLPAGARVGRKLRVSPAAEIHYVARLRLVDGAPIAIEHIHIPAALAPGLTSDELEQGDLYQHLAGHGVHVSEAVQSIEPTVLTAAEGDVLGVPELSPALLFERLTRDTGNRPVEYVHSLYRGDRYRIVSRLALSPQPAPPAPREGHHPGIPPSDFTIGDPVTFSTSGVVQNTH, encoded by the coding sequence ATGGAGATCGACGCCGCCGCCTCCGGTGCGCTGCTCAAGCGGGAACGCGTCCGCGACGCGATCCTCGAACTCATCGAGGCGCGGCGCCCCGGTGACGCCATCCCCTCCGAGCGCACCCTCTGCGCCGACCTGGGCGTCTCCCGCCCCACCCTCCGTGCCGCCGTCGACGAACTCGTCGTCGCCGGCCTGCTCGTCCGGGAGCACGGGCGCGGCATGTTCGTCGCCGCCGAGAAGATCAGCCAGGAACTCCTGCCGGACCAGCACGCCTTCACCCTGCCCCAGGCCTCGGGCGTCTGGACCAGCAGACTGCTGGAGCTGCGCACCCTCCCGGCCGGAGCCCGGGTGGGCCGCAAGCTCCGCGTGTCGCCGGCGGCGGAGATCCACTACGTTGCCCGGCTCCGCCTCGTCGACGGCGCACCCATCGCCATCGAGCACATCCACATCCCTGCGGCCCTCGCACCCGGCCTTACCAGTGACGAACTGGAGCAGGGCGACCTGTACCAGCACCTGGCCGGACACGGCGTCCACGTCAGCGAAGCCGTCCAGTCCATCGAGCCCACCGTGCTCACCGCCGCCGAAGGCGACGTTCTCGGGGTCCCGGAACTCTCGCCCGCCCTGCTCTTCGAACGCCTGACCCGCGACACGGGCAACCGTCCGGTGGAGTACGTGCACTCCCTGTACCGGGGCGACCGCTACCGCATCGTCTCCCGGCTCGCGCTCAGCCCCCAGCCCGCACCGCCGGCCCCGCGCGAAGGGCACCACCCCGGCATCCCGCCGAGCGACTTCACCATCGGCGACCCGGTCACCTTCTCCACGAGCGGGGTGGTCCAGAACACCCACTGA